The DNA sequence CGTTTCTATCGTCGATGATGACACTAACGCCAGCTTTTTTAAGGCTCTCATAAAGCTCAAATGCAAATTTTACGCCCTCTTCATCTTTTAAATTTGAAATGATGATCTCCACGTCAAACGGCGCGCACTCTTTTTTCCAGATGCAGCCCTTCTCGTCGTGGCTAGCCTCTATCATTACGGCAATCAGCCTACTGATACCAATACCATAGCAACCCATCAAAAATGGCTTTGCCTTGCCGTTTTCATCAAGATATGTCGCATTCATCGCAGCTGAATATTTATCGCCTAGTTGAAAGATATGACCGACTTCTATGCCCTTACTAAGTTTTAAATTTCCGCCACACTCTGGGCATTTATCGCCCTCTTTTACCTTTACAAGGTCTTTAAATCTCTCTTCGTTAAATCCGCTAACGCTAACGCCAACAAAGTGGTAATCCTTTTCGTTGGCACCACATATCATATTATTTGCGCCTTTTAGCTCGTTGTCTATGTAAAATTTTACATCTTTTAGCCCAACTGGTCCGCAAAATCCAGCCACAAGCCCAGCTTTTATAATCTCTTCTTCGCTAGCATCGACAAGCTCGAGCGCCTTGCAAGCATTTTGCGCCTTTGTTTCTTGAAGCTCGTCATCTCCCCTTACAAAAAAGACCACAACTTCTTCCTTGTCCTCGTAGATTGCTTTTTTTATAACGGCTTTTATGCAGTAAAACTCGCTAACTTTGAAAAACTCAGCCACACCTTTTATAGTCTTTGTATCTGGCGTTTTAAATTTAGCCGCGTCAGCCTCTGGTGCCTCAGCATCGGTTGTTCTAGCTTTTCTCCTAGCAGCCTCTATATTTGCAGCGTATTTGCAAGCCTCACAGCAAAGGATGTCATCTTCGCCATTACTTGCAAGCACCATAAATTCTTTACTGCCGCTACCACCGATAGCTCCACTATCAGCTTCAACGGCTCTAAAATTTAGCCCCAGACGAGTGAAAATTTTACTATAAGTTGCCTCCATAAGGTCAAACTCTCGCTTAAGATCCTCTTTGCTAGAGTGGAAGCTGTAAGCATCTTTCATCGTAAATTCGCGACCTCTTAGCAAGCCAAAGCGTGGTCTTGCCTCGTCACGAAATTTAGTATTTATCTGGTATAAATTTAGCGGCAACTGCTTATAGCTAGTCACCTTGCCACGTACCAAAGCAACGGCTGCCTCTTCGTTTGTAGGGCTTATAACAAAGTCATTTTCTTTTCTATCTTTAAAGCGCAAAAGCTCCTTACCAAAGACGTTGTAGCGACCACTTTGCTTCCAAAGCTCGCCTGAAGTAACCACGCTAAAGCTCACCTCTAGCGCACCAGCCTCATCCATCTCCTCTCGCGCGATACGAGAAATTTTCTCATGCATGATCTTTCCAAGCGGTAGATAGTTATAAAGACCTGAGCCTATCTGCTCGACAAAGCCACCTCTTATTAAAAATTTATGACTTGGCAAAGAGGCGTCTTTTGGCGCTTCTTTGGTAGTTGGTGCATAAAATTTACTAAATCTCATCTATATCTCCTGCTTGAAAAATTTGCTCTTCTTTTATGTCAAATAGATATCTAACTCCGCTTGAAAGCTCTCTTGCTCCTTCTTTGTCCGCAAGCTCTTTTAGCTTCATCGTTGGCTGATGCAAAAATGCCTTAAAAACTTGGTGAATTAGTTTTTGCGCCTCTTCATAATCACTATGTTTTAGATAGCCCTTTTTGATCGCTTTTTCTAACTCGTTTTTAGCACAAATTTCAGCTTGTTTGCGGATCGATTTTATGAGTGGCACACTCATATCTTCTTTTAAAATTTTTAAAAATTCACTTGTGCCTTGACCTACGATCGAATAAGCTTTTTGTGCTTGCTCCTCTCTTAGGGCTAAATTTTTCCTTACTATCTCCTCTAAACTATCAACCGTATAGACACTAATAAATTCTGTATTTATAAGATCAATATCCCTTGGCACGGCAATATCAAAAAAGTATCTGTGAAATTCTCTTGGTTCGATTATGGCATTTGTGATGATCGCGTGCGGGGCTGCGGTGCTTGAAAATATTAGATCGTAATTATTTACATACTCTTTTAATTTTAAAATGCTATCCCAACTAGCGTTATCACCCAGGCTATCAACTAGCTGCTCAACACGCTCGGAGCTTCTATTTATAATGATGACTTCTGCGCCACTAGAGATTAGGTGTTTTGCTGCTAGCTCGCCCATTTCGCCAGCTCCTACGACGATAGCAGTTTTACCTTCAAGCGTGCCAAAAATTTCTTTTGCCTTTGCTACGGCGACACTTGAAACGGAGATCGGGTTTTTAGAAATTTGAGTTTCGTTTCTAACTTTAGCAGCGCATTTACATGCATAATGGATGATTTTACTGATTTGTTCGCCACAAGCTGAGCTATCGTAAGCAAATTTAAAGGCATTTTTTAGCTGGCCAACGATCTGCGTTTCGCCGACGACTAGGCTATCAAGCGAGCTTGCCACAGCAAAGAGGTGGTGCACAGCTCCGCTATCTTCATAAATATCAGCCCTTTCATAAAGCTCATCTTCAAAAACACCTGAAAATACAGACATACACCTAAATGCATGCGTCGTTGCACTTTCTAGATCACTAACGCTTGCAATTATCTCGACGCGGTTGCATGTATTTAAAACCATACATTCGTTTATACTTTTGTTTGATCTTAGTAGTTTTAAAATTTGCTCTTTTTTCTCATCGCTATCAAATGCAAGCTTTTCTCTAACTGAAATATCAGTATTTTTATATGTAAAACTTATATCTAAATAGTGCATTAAAATTCCCTATCTATCATGCTTTTTATGATCCCTTCAAGCTCGGCGTTTTTATACTCTTTTATCGATTCTATCGCTTCATTTCCAAGCCTTTTTGCTTCATTTACTGCTTTTTGAAGCGAATTTGTCTTAACAAATTCCTCTTTTAGCCATGAAATTTCGCCCGCGTTTAGCTTCTTTGCCCAAAGCGATCTAAGCTTTGTCTTACCAGCCTCGTCTAAGCTCTTATAAAGATATATGTAAGGGAGTGTCGTTTTACCCTCTACAAAGTCATTAAGTGCTGGTTTGCCAAGTATTTTTTCATCTTGAGTTATGTCTAATATGTCATCAACGATCTGAAACGCAAGGCCTAAATTTTTGCCATAAATTCCAAATTTCTCGCTATCTTTGCCAGCTAGCTTTGCTCCGCAAATAGCCGTGGCTTCTATCAAAACAGCTGTTTTATAGTAGATCATTTTTAAATATTCTTGCTCGTTTTCATTAAAATTTTCAGCCATTTTCACATCCATCATCTCGCCGATACTTAGCTTGCTGACTGCATCTGAGATGATAACTGCGATGCTTGAATCAAATTTTGTAAGCTCAAAATAAGCCTTTGAGTAGAGGATGTCGCCCAACATAACCGAGTTTTTACTACCAAAAAGCGCGTTTATGCTTGGCTTGCCGCGTCTTATATTTGCCTCGTCTATGACGTCGTCGTGTAGTAAGCTTGCAAGGTGGATGAGCTCGATGATAGCGCAAAGCTTAAGAGAAATTTCACTCTCGCCCGCTATTTTTAAAAGAAGTTTTGAGCGCAGCTTCTTGCCTGAGCTTATCTTTAAAAACATCTCAAACGCCCCTTTGTAGCCAAGCTCGCTTATAAATTTATCCATTATTTCATCGATTTTATCCATTTTTATCCTTCTATTTAGCCTCATCTGGATCTCTAAAACCCACATCCACACGCTTGCTCTCATCTAGCAGAGCCACCCTAAAATGCGCCTTTTTATCCTTAAAATCAATAAATGATATATAAAGGCTTACGCTCTCATTTGGCGGCATCGTAAAATCAGGCAAAACTCGCTGCATATAGGTGTTTTGTCCTTGTCTTAGCGAAAAGACCATCTGCCTTGGATAGCGCCTAAAAAAGCTTTGCACAGTGATATTTGTACTATCAAATAGCGTCCAACGAAAGTCAAACGTTTCAACCCTTTGGGTTCGCTTTTCAGTTATAAAGACCCTAGCCCACTCATCTTTTTTAAGCTCAAATGTATGCACCGAACTTGGGTCAAAATTTGGCTCTTTTGCAAAAGCAATGGAGGCAAGCAAAGCAATGAGCGCGAAAATCTTACTCATTTTGGCTTAAAATTTCTCCGCTAAGCTCGATATATAGGTCATTTACTCCGTTATAAATTTTATCTTGCTCTGAGACTATAAAATTTCTGATCTCGCCCTCGCTAATGCCATGCTTTTCGCAAAGCTCACTCATAGCCACAAATTTTTCAAAAATTTTATCTATCTCGTTTTTAACCAAAACGGCATTTGCGTTAAACAAAATGTCATAAAATTTATCCCTCGCACTGCCCTCAAATATATCTATCATCGCTGTTTCTTTGAAAATTTCTTAAGATTATAGCCAATTAAAACTAAGTTAAAAATTTAATATTATCTCCCATGCCTCGCTAACATTTTTAGCGTTATACGTGGCTGTTTTGCTATCCTCGCCAAATCCCCAGCAAACTTGCACGTAAGGCATATTTGCATTTTTGGCAGCTAGCTCGTCTTTTAGGCTATCTCCTACAAATATCGCCTTGCTAGCTCCAGTTCTACTAACAGCTAGGTGAAGCATCGCAGGATCTGGCTTTTGCGGTATCTCCTTGCTAGCGCCGATGACCTCGTCAAATAGCTCATAAATTTCATTTTTCTTTAAAATTTTCTCTAGCGTATCATGTGGTGCGTTGCTTGCCAAAACAACCTTATAGTGAGCCTCTTTGCACTTTTGCAAAAGCTCTTTTACGCCCTCATAGGTAGTCGCACATTCATCGTAAAATTTCTTAAATTTCTCTTCAAAACCCTCTTTCAAGCTCCTACTTGGCGTGTCGATGCCGTAAAACTCAAGGGCTAAATTTCTACCTGGCTCGTTGATCGCTTTTATGATAAATTCCTTTTCAAGTGGCGGCAAATTTAGCTCATCTCTTACTTCATTTACCGTTTTATATATCGCCTCGCCGCTATCTATCACCGTGCCATCCATATCAAAAATAACTACTTTCAATCCTCATCCTTAAATTTATTTTTATGCTTTTCTTTCTTATACGTCTTTTGATTTTTTAGCTTATCAAGTAGGTTTGCTGCCTTTAAAAGCTCCTCTTTTGGGGCATTTTTGATAAGCAAATTTATAAAATTTTCTAGCGCCTTTGAGTATGGCTGATCAAGATAAACGGCCTCTACTTTTTCGATGACTTTCGCGTTTTTCTCTACTCTTTGGCGAAATTCAGTCTCGTCAAAGTCATCTCTTTTTAGCCCGTTTATCGCTGATTTTGCAAATTTTTCTAGCGCGCGAAGATACTTTACACGTTTAAATTTGTCCGTGACTTGGTTCAAATTTTTCCTTTTTTTTGGCAAATTATATCAAAATTTGATTTTATCCCCTAAATTTTGGCTTTGCTAATGTATAATTTACGCCAAAATTACTTAAACAAGGAGCAAAAATGAGGCAAGAAACCGCTGCGATCCACGTAGGCTACGATACAAACGAGGGCTTTGGCACGATGGCTGTGCCTATTTTTCAAAGCACAGCTTATGACTTCGGAAGTGCCGAGACAGCAGCTGCTAGGTTTGATCTAAAAGATAACGGCTACATCTACACAAGACTTAGCAACCCAACGACAGATATCTTTGAAAAAAGAGTCGCTGCACTTGAGGGCGGAGCCGCTGCGATAGCGACTGCAAGCGGTCAGTCAGCTTTGTTTTACAGCATCATAAATTTAGCCCAAGCAGGCGATAATATCATCATCGCTAAGAAAATTTATGGCGGCACAACGGTGCTTTTTACGCACACGCTAAAAAGATTTGGCATAGAAGCTAGAGTCTTTGACAGCGACACAGCTGATGATCTGGAGGGTTTTATAGATGATAAAACTAGGGCTATATTTTTTGAAACGCTTTCAAATCCGCAAATTTCTATCCCAAATATCGAGAAAATCGTAGAAATCGCAAACAAATATGGCATCATCAGCATCACTGATAACACCGTGCCAACGCCTATCATCTTTCAGCCACTTCGCCACGGCGTCGATGTTTGCGTGCATAGCGCTAGCAAATATATGAGCGGTCAGGGTCTTAGTCTAGCGGGCGTGGTCGTAAGCGCAAATCACCTAAACGATAAGCTAAAAGGCAACAAGAGATATGAGCACTTTAACGTGCCAGATGCGAGCTATCACGACATCGTTTATGCTGATATGACGGATCGTTTTGATATCTACACGCTAAGAATGAGGCTTGCCATCGTGCGCGACATCGGCGCTGTGATCTCTCCGTTTAACTCTTGGCAGCTCATACAAGGGCTTGAAACGCTTGCTGTTAGAGTTGAGAGACACTCGCAAAACGCGCTAAAAGTGGCTAAATTTCTAAACTCTCACAAACATATAAAAAGCGTAGCATACCCAGGACTTGCCGACAACGTAGATCATGCAAAGGCACAAAAATACTTTAAAGACGGCATGGCAAATGGACTATTTTGCTTTGAGACTGATAGCTTTGAGCGCGCGAAAAAGATGCTAGAGCGCGTAAAACTCTTTAAGATCGTAGTAAATATCGGCGATACAAAGTCGCTCATCACACACCCAGCCTCGACAACTCACCAGCAGCTAAGTAGCGAAGAGCTCATCAAAGCTGGCATCACAAAAGAGCTGATAAGAGTTAGTATAGGTCTTGAAAACGCCGAGGATCTGATCGCTGATCTAGCTCAAGCTTTGGAATAAAGAAATTTCTAGCTCATTTTGGGCTAGAAATTTAAATTTTACTATAACTTTAAATACCTTGTCTGAACTTGTATCCGCGCGCATTTAAAATGAGAGTATTTTACATTTAAAATGAGAGCGGGATAAGGATAAAATTTGCTTCACTATCATTTTAAATGTAAAAAATATATTTTTAAATAGCTTTTTGCAGAATTCTAAAGGTTATGCTAAACATAGATTATCTAAATTTAAAGGGATAAGGAAAGAGAATTGCTTATTACATTTAAAGGAATGTGAATTTAAATATGATACTAAAACTACACAGGAAAACTTATATCAGAAACTACTAAAATTGATAAGAGAAAATCTGCTTAAGTTTTGTTGAGCCTTTAAAAAATCTCAGCTTAAAATTTCACTCAAAGCAGCGTTTAAATCACCAAATTTAAACTCAAAGCCCTGTTTTAGTAAATTTACAGGTCGCACATCTGCACCTTCAAGCAATATCGCCGAGCCTTCGCCAAATTTTAGCTGCAAAACAAAGCTTGGGACATTAAAAATGGCTGGGCGTTTAAGTGTGTTTGCAAGGGTCTTTGTGAAGCTTTCATTGGTAGCAAATTCTGGCGAAACAAGGTTAAAAATGCCTGAAATTTCACGATTTAGCACAAGCTCATAAGCTTTTAGCAAATCGTCCAGATGCACCCACGAAAAGCTCTGCTTTCCGCCTGCCAAAACGCCGCCAAGACCTAGCTTAAAAATCGGCAACATCTTAGCCAAAGCACCGCCCGTTTTGCCATCAACCCCTCTGCCAAGCACTACGCCAAGCCTAAAAATCGCCGTTTTCACGCCAAGCTCACTGGCCTTTAACGCTTCATTTTTCCCAAGCCACCGCCAATTTTCCCAAAAATCCTTTACTAAAATTCTGCGAACTTTCATCGTGTATTAAACCGCTCTCATAAATGCCAACCGCCGAAGTTGAGATGAAAATTTTGGGCTTTTTTGAAGTCTTTGAAAGTGCCAAAACAAGGTTTTTCGTACTTGCAATTCGGCTATTAAAAAGCTCATTTTTATAGCTTTGACTCCATCTTTGCGAGATGTTTGCACCAGCTAAATTTATTAGAGCATCACACTCTTGCAAAATCTCAGTCGAAGCTGAAATATCCGCATAAATCTCACGCTTTATTTTTAAAATTTCATGCCCTTTTGAAGCTAAAAACTCACACAAATTTGAGCCAACAAAACCACTCGTGCCATTTATCGCTATTTTCAAGTTTGTCCTTATCAAATTTTCTTAATTGCAATTTTCACTTTGCTTCAAAGCGTGTATTTTAAGAAGTTCATCCTTTTTCTGGTTTTTTAGATTATACCAAAAAGGATGAAATTTTATTATTTTATTATCGCTGAATTTCGCAAGAGCATATATTTTTCTTGAGAATTTAAAAGCTCATTTGTAAGGTCTAAAATTTATGGATTATAGACCTTCAAAAGGATTTGAAGCTACGTCCTTGCGATCAACTATATAAGGTATGATGGCTGCGTGACGTACTCTCTTGATCGCTTTTTCTACCATCTCTTGGTATCTTTTTGATGTGCCAGTTAGGCGTCTTGGCATGATTTTAAATCTCTCTGACAAGCAATACTTTAAAAGTGAAGTGTCTTTGTAGTCTATAAAATCAATCTTTGCTTCTGTAAATTTGCAATTAACCCATCTCACTTTTTTTGTAAAAAAATTTCTCATTTTTAACCTTAATGTAAAACTTGGTTACAAGACAAATTCAAATTAAAAATCTACCGTCCATTATAGAGGTATATACGGTTGCGCTTTTTACCACATGTGTTTTATAAAATTTTATTGGTGAAATAGCATAAATTTAATATGTCAAATACTTAACCGTATCTTGATACAGCACTTGATTTTCGCATTGTATCAGTAACAGGTCATTTTCTTCAAAGATTGTTGAGCCAGTTGGCTTTTGATACTCATTTTTACGTTTTATTAGGATTATTAAAAATTCACTTGGAAGCTCAAGCTGAGCCAAATCTTTGCCAATTAGTTTTGAGCCATAGTGGATGGTATGCTGACGAAGTGTGTAACTTAGGATCGGCGAGTTTTCTACCGGCTTAACATCCTCTTGCTCACTCTCTTTGACCTTAAATTTATCAGCCGCAAAGCCAAGTGACATACCCTGTATCAAAATAGAAATCAAAACCATAAAAAATATAATGTTAAAAATCATATCCGCATCACGTACGCCATCGACATAAACATAAGTAGCTAGCACGACCGGCACAACGCCTCTTAGCCCAACCCAAGAGATAAAAATTTGCTCATTTATCTTAAATTTTGAAAATACAAGCGATGCAAAAACACCAAGTGGTCTTGCAAAAAACATAAGCCATAAGGCCAAAACAAGCGCCATTAGTGCTGTTGCTGGAAGCTCGGAAGGATTTACTAAAAGGCCAAGCGTCAAAAAGACAACTATCTGCATCGTCCAAGCGATACCATCGTGAAAACCGACTAAATTTTTCTTATGAGAAAACTCTTTTTTGTTTATAAAAATTCCAGCTATATAGACAGCCAGGTAGCCATTGCCACCAATTTTAAAGCAAAGTGTGTATAAAAGCAATATCCAAGCGATAGAAAAAACTGGATAAAGGCCCCAGCTTTTTAGGCGAAGTCTATTAAACATGGCTGGCAAAGCAACGCCAAACAAATAACCCATGGCGATGCCTATGCCAAACTGCTTAACTAGCGTAATCGCCCACTCAGATGCTGTCGGCGTGGTATTTAGTGAGATCATTTGAACGATCGTCATAGTTAAAAATATCGCCATTGGATCGTTTGAGCCAGATTCAAGTTCAAGCAATGGAGCAATGCTATTTTTAAGTGAAATTTTCTTAGCTCTTAGTATGGCAAATACCGCTGCTGCATCTGTTGAAGAGATGATGGAGCCTAGCAAAAAGGCCTCCGCCCAAGTAAAATCAAGCAGATATTTTGCTACTGGAGCGATGGCTAGCGCGGTTAAGAAAACACCAAGTATAGCAAGCGCTAAACCTCTACCAAAAATAGGCTTAATCGCTGCAAAATCAGTATCTAGCCCACCAGCATAAAGTATAAAAATAAGTGCTAACATGCCGACATTCTGAGCAATCATTTGATCATCAAAATTTACGCCAAGCAGTCCGTCTGAGCCAGCTAGCATACCAACGCCTAAAAATATTATTAAAGATGGAATTCCAAATTTATCAGAGATCTTACTTAAAAGAATGCTAGTTATAAGCAAAACTGCAAAAAATAGTAGTAAATTCTCCAAATAAACTCCACAAAATTATATTAAATCATGCTTTCAAAAGCTTCAAATTTTTCTTGATTTGAAAGCATTTCAAGCAATACACCATAATTGTCTTTTATCTCATCTTGAAGCTTAGTAGTAAGCTCTTTAGCGTTTCTTCCGTCTTTTGGATAGCTCACTATTAAATCAATTGGCTCAGCGTTTAAAAACTCTTGAATACCTGATAATAGTTCGCTAGCTCCTCTTTCATTTGTTCCATGAAGCACGACCACATAATGCTCGTTCTCTCTTACAACAACATCGGTTTGTCTTAAAAATTTTTCAAAGAGTTCACTATACTCTTTGGTGCTTGGCAAAGAAAAATATATCAAAGATAAATTTTTTGCATAATCTTTTACATTTTTATAACGATTTATAAAAGCTATTTCAAGATCTATTATTGATAAGAGATCAACTGGTGAGAAAATTTTTGCTGCCATTTTTAGCCCTCTTTTGTTTATTATGTTTTATTTAAGTCACTATTATATCTTGTAAATTTTCAAAAACAAAGACATTCATTCCGTTTTTATATTCGTATCTAAATTTGAGTCCATGAGCATCAAGTATATTGCTAACTATATATAAACCTAGTCCAAAACTCTTTTGAGTATCCTCTCCTTTGATAAATGGCTGGACATAAAAGTCAAGATCATTTTTTAGCTTCTCACCTTGAGTTATAAATTTCATATGATCCTTGCTAACAACGATATTTACGTGCTTATCAGTTGAATATTTTATGCCATTATCTATCATATTTTTTATAGCAACCGAAAATAACTTGAAATCAACAAGCACCCTAACCTCATCAAGCTCACTGATACCAACACACTCTTTTTCTACCATTGCTATATCGATAGCCTCATCGATGAGATCCCTCATAAAACATGGCGTTTTATTGCTAAGTCCTATTTTTGATGTTATCTGCTCGATCGCCGCAAGTTCATTTATCAAATTTTCAAGCTTGTGAAAGACAGAGATTAACCTTTCTTGATTTTTACTTTTTTCTATCATTTGAGCAGCTATTAGGCCTTTTGTGATAGGGGTTTTTAACTCATGCATTATGTTTCTTAAGAAAAGATGCCTTGAGTCATTAAGTGCCTTGATCTGACAAACCGCCTCATAAAATGCTTCAGAAACTTCA is a window from the Campylobacter concisus genome containing:
- a CDS encoding DUF1731 domain-containing protein, coding for MKTAIFRLGVVLGRGVDGKTGGALAKMLPIFKLGLGGVLAGGKQSFSWVHLDDLLKAYELVLNREISGIFNLVSPEFATNESFTKTLANTLKRPAIFNVPSFVLQLKFGEGSAILLEGADVRPVNLLKQGFEFKFGDLNAALSEILS
- a CDS encoding HAD family hydrolase; amino-acid sequence: MKVVIFDMDGTVIDSGEAIYKTVNEVRDELNLPPLEKEFIIKAINEPGRNLALEFYGIDTPSRSLKEGFEEKFKKFYDECATTYEGVKELLQKCKEAHYKVVLASNAPHDTLEKILKKNEIYELFDEVIGASKEIPQKPDPAMLHLAVSRTGASKAIFVGDSLKDELAAKNANMPYVQVCWGFGEDSKTATYNAKNVSEAWEIILNF
- a CDS encoding proline--tRNA ligase, with amino-acid sequence MRFSKFYAPTTKEAPKDASLPSHKFLIRGGFVEQIGSGLYNYLPLGKIMHEKISRIAREEMDEAGALEVSFSVVTSGELWKQSGRYNVFGKELLRFKDRKENDFVISPTNEEAAVALVRGKVTSYKQLPLNLYQINTKFRDEARPRFGLLRGREFTMKDAYSFHSSKEDLKREFDLMEATYSKIFTRLGLNFRAVEADSGAIGGSGSKEFMVLASNGEDDILCCEACKYAANIEAARRKARTTDAEAPEADAAKFKTPDTKTIKGVAEFFKVSEFYCIKAVIKKAIYEDKEEVVVFFVRGDDELQETKAQNACKALELVDASEEEIIKAGLVAGFCGPVGLKDVKFYIDNELKGANNMICGANEKDYHFVGVSVSGFNEERFKDLVKVKEGDKCPECGGNLKLSKGIEVGHIFQLGDKYSAAMNATYLDENGKAKPFLMGCYGIGISRLIAVMIEASHDEKGCIWKKECAPFDVEIIISNLKDEEGVKFAFELYESLKKAGVSVIIDDRNERFGVKMNDFELIGFPFALLVGKEFANGKVEFITRDGLSKETIGANEAFKKIKEGL
- the hemA gene encoding glutamyl-tRNA reductase, encoding MHYLDISFTYKNTDISVREKLAFDSDEKKEQILKLLRSNKSINECMVLNTCNRVEIIASVSDLESATTHAFRCMSVFSGVFEDELYERADIYEDSGAVHHLFAVASSLDSLVVGETQIVGQLKNAFKFAYDSSACGEQISKIIHYACKCAAKVRNETQISKNPISVSSVAVAKAKEIFGTLEGKTAIVVGAGEMGELAAKHLISSGAEVIIINRSSERVEQLVDSLGDNASWDSILKLKEYVNNYDLIFSSTAAPHAIITNAIIEPREFHRYFFDIAVPRDIDLINTEFISVYTVDSLEEIVRKNLALREEQAQKAYSIVGQGTSEFLKILKEDMSVPLIKSIRKQAEICAKNELEKAIKKGYLKHSDYEEAQKLIHQVFKAFLHQPTMKLKELADKEGARELSSGVRYLFDIKEEQIFQAGDIDEI
- the rpsR gene encoding 30S ribosomal protein S18 produces the protein MRNFFTKKVRWVNCKFTEAKIDFIDYKDTSLLKYCLSERFKIMPRRLTGTSKRYQEMVEKAIKRVRHAAIIPYIVDRKDVASNPFEGL
- a CDS encoding ArsS family sensor histidine kinase codes for the protein MPRSSIFITITFIFALALVSIFLAFLWLMGFDKQNYTRELNNKYSNVARTNLFYMGGIINKAQYDRQLSNIDMPEIKDEKKKDEILKQATVLEEISSDLGSSAILLYDKHHYLRIEHLDELKLLMDKEFQPYRYEVIKAVFLVVAVILLGAYIFVIYKIKPLRKLKRQIVKFANGELDGVQNVGNGKDEISEVSEAFYEAVCQIKALNDSRHLFLRNIMHELKTPITKGLIAAQMIEKSKNQERLISVFHKLENLINELAAIEQITSKIGLSNKTPCFMRDLIDEAIDIAMVEKECVGISELDEVRVLVDFKLFSVAIKNMIDNGIKYSTDKHVNIVVSKDHMKFITQGEKLKNDLDFYVQPFIKGEDTQKSFGLGLYIVSNILDAHGLKFRYEYKNGMNVFVFENLQDIIVT
- a CDS encoding NAD-dependent epimerase/dehydratase family protein; translated protein: MKIAINGTSGFVGSNLCEFLASKGHEILKIKREIYADISASTEILQECDALINLAGANISQRWSQSYKNELFNSRIASTKNLVLALSKTSKKPKIFISTSAVGIYESGLIHDESSQNFSKGFLGKLAVAWEK
- a CDS encoding DUF2018 family protein; this translates as MIDIFEGSARDKFYDILFNANAVLVKNEIDKIFEKFVAMSELCEKHGISEGEIRNFIVSEQDKIYNGVNDLYIELSGEILSQNE
- a CDS encoding polyprenyl synthetase family protein, yielding MDKIDEIMDKFISELGYKGAFEMFLKISSGKKLRSKLLLKIAGESEISLKLCAIIELIHLASLLHDDVIDEANIRRGKPSINALFGSKNSVMLGDILYSKAYFELTKFDSSIAVIISDAVSKLSIGEMMDVKMAENFNENEQEYLKMIYYKTAVLIEATAICGAKLAGKDSEKFGIYGKNLGLAFQIVDDILDITQDEKILGKPALNDFVEGKTTLPYIYLYKSLDEAGKTKLRSLWAKKLNAGEISWLKEEFVKTNSLQKAVNEAKRLGNEAIESIKEYKNAELEGIIKSMIDREF
- a CDS encoding potassium/proton antiporter; translation: MENLLLFFAVLLITSILLSKISDKFGIPSLIIFLGVGMLAGSDGLLGVNFDDQMIAQNVGMLALIFILYAGGLDTDFAAIKPIFGRGLALAILGVFLTALAIAPVAKYLLDFTWAEAFLLGSIISSTDAAAVFAILRAKKISLKNSIAPLLELESGSNDPMAIFLTMTIVQMISLNTTPTASEWAITLVKQFGIGIAMGYLFGVALPAMFNRLRLKSWGLYPVFSIAWILLLYTLCFKIGGNGYLAVYIAGIFINKKEFSHKKNLVGFHDGIAWTMQIVVFLTLGLLVNPSELPATALMALVLALWLMFFARPLGVFASLVFSKFKINEQIFISWVGLRGVVPVVLATYVYVDGVRDADMIFNIIFFMVLISILIQGMSLGFAADKFKVKESEQEDVKPVENSPILSYTLRQHTIHYGSKLIGKDLAQLELPSEFLIILIKRKNEYQKPTGSTIFEENDLLLIQCENQVLYQDTVKYLTY
- a CDS encoding pyridoxal-5'-phosphate-dependent protein yields the protein MAAKIFSPVDLLSIIDLEIAFINRYKNVKDYAKNLSLIYFSLPSTKEYSELFEKFLRQTDVVVRENEHYVVVLHGTNERGASELLSGIQEFLNAEPIDLIVSYPKDGRNAKELTTKLQDEIKDNYGVLLEMLSNQEKFEAFESMI
- a CDS encoding O-acetylhomoserine aminocarboxypropyltransferase/cysteine synthase family protein; this translates as MRQETAAIHVGYDTNEGFGTMAVPIFQSTAYDFGSAETAAARFDLKDNGYIYTRLSNPTTDIFEKRVAALEGGAAAIATASGQSALFYSIINLAQAGDNIIIAKKIYGGTTVLFTHTLKRFGIEARVFDSDTADDLEGFIDDKTRAIFFETLSNPQISIPNIEKIVEIANKYGIISITDNTVPTPIIFQPLRHGVDVCVHSASKYMSGQGLSLAGVVVSANHLNDKLKGNKRYEHFNVPDASYHDIVYADMTDRFDIYTLRMRLAIVRDIGAVISPFNSWQLIQGLETLAVRVERHSQNALKVAKFLNSHKHIKSVAYPGLADNVDHAKAQKYFKDGMANGLFCFETDSFERAKKMLERVKLFKIVVNIGDTKSLITHPASTTHQQLSSEELIKAGITKELIRVSIGLENAEDLIADLAQALE